TGCTACAGGTGAATGCCAAAACTATGCACAAGTGCTAAGCAGCACTGCATTAAAGAGATGGAATACCGCCCAAACCAGTAAAACGCCAGTAGAAATTGTAAACCTGAATGAAGCAAAGAACGCAATTGCAAAAAAAGCGACAGGTCGTAAAACCTGGACTTATGTTGCCAGTAACGTAAGGGATTTTGCATGGGTTTCTTCCCGCAGATTGGTTTGGGATGCTATGGCTACATTTGTTGACGGCAAGAAAATAATGGCCATGTCTTATTATGGTCCTGAAGCCTATCCGCTCTACAGCAAATATTCAACAAAATTAATTTCGCATACTTTAAAAGTTTATTCCAAACATACCATCCCTTACCCCTATCCTGTTGCCATCTCCGTAGAAGCCGCAAATGGGATGGAATATCCAATGATCTGTTTCAATTATGGTCGTGCAGAAAAAGACGGCACCTATACAGAAGCGATCAAGAATGGTATGATGGGTGTAATCATCCATGAAGTGGGCCACAACTTTTTTCCGATGATTGTGAACTCAGATGAAAGACAATGGAGCTGGATGGACGAGGGTTTAAATACATTTTGCCAGTTTTTAGCCGAACAGGAATGGGATAACAATTATCCTTCACAACGTGGCCCGGCACACAAAATCACAGATTACATGAAAATGCCCAAGGATCAACTGGAGCCAATCATGACGAATTCAGAAAACATCATCAATTTTGGCCCTAATGCCTATGCAAAACCTGCTACTGCGCTAAATATCCTTAGAGAGACCATAATGGGCAGAGAGTTGTTTGACTATGCCTTTAAAGAATATGCCAAACGCTGGGCATTTAAGCATCCTACACCGGCAGATTTCTTTAGAACCATGGAAGATGCTTCGGCTGTAGATTTGGATTGGTTTTGGAGAGGTTGGTTTTTTGGAATCGACCCGGTAGATATTTCGCTTGACGATTTGCGTGCCTACCGGATCAACTCTCAAAATCCGGCTTTAGAGAACATTGAAGATAAAAAAGCCTATGATCGGGACAAATACATTATTGGCCGGGAACGCAATAAGATAGCCGGTATTAAATTTGAAGTGGAACAAGATACCAACACGCTGGATTTTTACAATAAATACAACCGGTTTGAAGTAACAAAAAGTTCCGAAGAGCAATTTAAAAAGTATTAT
The Pedobacter sp. MC2016-14 DNA segment above includes these coding regions:
- a CDS encoding M1 family metallopeptidase, whose product is MNKLLLFSITAVCSVNAFAQSLNNPGSNHGNKFEQLGTMISDPNSYRTASGAPGSAYWQQKADYIINADLNEKTNILTGSESITYYNNSPDPLSYLWVQLDENQHKSTDDSQIFDGSKLGDKMTAQALSKMIGGPNDLGVKIIKVTDAQGHTIPYTINQTMMRIDLPMILKPQSSYKLNISWNYKIPDRLTVGGRGGLEYFPEDDNYLYTITQWFPRMAVYSDFQGWQNKQFNGRGEFALVFGNYKVNMTVPADHVVGATGECQNYAQVLSSTALKRWNTAQTSKTPVEIVNLNEAKNAIAKKATGRKTWTYVASNVRDFAWVSSRRLVWDAMATFVDGKKIMAMSYYGPEAYPLYSKYSTKLISHTLKVYSKHTIPYPYPVAISVEAANGMEYPMICFNYGRAEKDGTYTEAIKNGMMGVIIHEVGHNFFPMIVNSDERQWSWMDEGLNTFCQFLAEQEWDNNYPSQRGPAHKITDYMKMPKDQLEPIMTNSENIINFGPNAYAKPATALNILRETIMGRELFDYAFKEYAKRWAFKHPTPADFFRTMEDASAVDLDWFWRGWFFGIDPVDISLDDLRAYRINSQNPALENIEDKKAYDRDKYIIGRERNKIAGIKFEVEQDTNTLDFYNKYNRFEVTKSSEEQFKKYYADLSPAERKLYDSKKNFYELDFSNKGGLVMPIIIQWTFTDGTTEVERIPAYVWRKDENKLTKVFAKDKEVASVLLDPYRETADIDEQNNSWPRKNQPSRFELFKQQQAPRGSSTGRNPMQEAKRGIN